The following are from one region of the Vibrio rarus genome:
- the leuS gene encoding leucine--tRNA ligase, which translates to MQEQYNPQDIEQKVQKHWDSNKTFVVSEDPNKEKFYCLSMFPYPSGRLHMGHVRNYTIGDVVSRFQRLQGKNVMQPIGWDAFGLPAENAAVKNNTAPAPWTYENIEYMKNQLKLLGFGYDWNREFATCTPEYYRWEQEFFTKLYQKGLVYKKTSSVNWCPNDQTVLANEQVEDGCCWRCDTPVEQKKIPQWFIKITEYAQELLDDLDNLEGWPDMVKTMQRNWIGRSEGVELSFAVNGEEAPLEVYTTRPDTLMGVSYVGIAAGHPLAEKASKSNPDLAAFVDECRNTKVAEAELATMEKKGMDTGLTAIHPLNGRVVPVFVANFVLMDYGTGAVMAVPAHDQRDYEFATKYGIDIIPVIKPADGSELDVSEAAYTEKGVLFDSGEFDGLAFQEAFDAIAAKLESEGKGKKTVNFRLRDWGVSRQRYWGAPIPMVTTEDGEVHPVPADQLPVILPEDVVMDGVTSPIKADKEWAKTTFNGEPALRETDTFDTFMESSWYYARYCSPQADDILDPEKANYWLPVDQYVGGIEHACMHLLYSRFFHKLLRDAGYVTSDEPFKQLLCQGMVLADAFYHTNDKGTKEWIAPTDVTVERDGKGRIEKAVDTQGRNVEHSGMIKMSKSKNNGIDPQEMVNKYGADTVRLFMMFASPADMTLEWQESGVEGANRFLKRVWKLVHTHSSQGAAETVDTAALSGNQKALRRDVHKTIAKVTDDIGRRQTFNTAIAAIMELMNKLAKASQESAQDRAILDEALKAVVRMLYPMTPHISHEMWVALGESNIDFATWPTFDEKALVEDEKTIVVQVNGKLRAKLTVAADASKEQVEELGLNDENVVKFIEDKTVRKVIYVPGKLLNIVAN; encoded by the coding sequence ATGCAAGAACAATACAACCCGCAAGATATTGAACAGAAAGTTCAAAAGCACTGGGACAGCAATAAAACCTTTGTTGTAAGTGAAGATCCAAACAAAGAAAAATTCTACTGTCTTTCTATGTTCCCGTACCCAAGTGGTCGCTTACACATGGGACATGTGCGTAACTACACCATTGGTGATGTCGTGTCTCGTTTCCAACGCCTGCAAGGCAAAAACGTGATGCAACCAATTGGTTGGGATGCTTTTGGTCTGCCAGCAGAAAACGCCGCGGTTAAAAACAACACTGCGCCTGCACCATGGACTTATGAAAACATCGAGTACATGAAGAACCAACTTAAGCTATTAGGCTTTGGTTATGACTGGAATCGCGAATTTGCAACTTGTACTCCTGAATACTATCGCTGGGAACAAGAGTTCTTCACTAAACTTTACCAAAAAGGCTTAGTGTACAAGAAAACCTCTTCTGTTAACTGGTGTCCAAACGACCAAACTGTTCTGGCTAACGAACAAGTTGAAGACGGTTGCTGCTGGCGTTGTGATACACCTGTAGAACAGAAAAAAATCCCACAATGGTTCATTAAAATCACTGAGTACGCTCAAGAGCTACTGGATGATCTAGACAACCTTGAAGGTTGGCCTGATATGGTGAAAACCATGCAACGCAACTGGATTGGTCGCTCTGAAGGGGTTGAACTCTCTTTCGCGGTTAACGGTGAAGAAGCGCCTTTAGAAGTTTATACCACTCGTCCAGATACACTAATGGGTGTTTCTTACGTTGGTATCGCTGCAGGTCACCCTCTTGCTGAAAAAGCCTCGAAGAGTAACCCTGACCTTGCCGCTTTTGTCGACGAATGTCGTAACACTAAAGTAGCTGAAGCTGAACTTGCTACCATGGAAAAGAAAGGTATGGATACGGGCCTAACGGCTATCCACCCTCTCAATGGCCGTGTGGTTCCTGTTTTCGTTGCCAACTTTGTATTAATGGATTACGGCACGGGTGCGGTAATGGCGGTTCCTGCTCACGATCAGCGTGACTACGAGTTTGCCACTAAATACGGCATCGACATCATCCCTGTTATCAAACCGGCAGATGGCTCTGAGCTTGACGTATCTGAAGCCGCTTACACAGAAAAAGGCGTGCTTTTTGATTCCGGTGAGTTTGATGGTCTTGCGTTCCAAGAGGCATTTGATGCCATTGCTGCAAAACTAGAATCTGAAGGCAAAGGTAAGAAGACGGTTAACTTCCGCTTACGTGACTGGGGCGTCTCTCGTCAACGTTACTGGGGCGCACCTATCCCAATGGTGACCACAGAAGACGGTGAAGTTCATCCTGTGCCTGCTGACCAACTACCGGTTATTCTTCCAGAAGATGTGGTAATGGATGGCGTGACTAGCCCTATCAAAGCCGATAAAGAGTGGGCAAAAACCACCTTTAACGGAGAACCAGCACTGCGCGAAACAGATACCTTTGATACCTTCATGGAATCATCTTGGTACTACGCACGTTACTGTTCACCACAAGCAGACGACATCCTTGATCCTGAAAAAGCCAACTACTGGTTACCAGTGGATCAATACGTAGGGGGTATCGAGCATGCTTGTATGCACCTATTGTACTCTCGCTTCTTCCACAAATTATTGCGTGATGCCGGTTACGTCACCTCTGATGAACCGTTTAAACAACTACTTTGTCAAGGTATGGTATTGGCTGATGCCTTCTATCACACGAACGATAAAGGCACAAAAGAGTGGATTGCACCTACAGACGTTACTGTAGAGCGTGATGGCAAAGGCCGCATTGAAAAAGCGGTAGATACCCAAGGCCGTAACGTTGAACACTCAGGCATGATCAAAATGTCTAAGTCTAAGAACAACGGTATTGACCCACAAGAAATGGTTAATAAGTACGGCGCTGACACTGTTCGCCTATTTATGATGTTTGCCTCCCCTGCCGATATGACCTTGGAATGGCAAGAGTCTGGCGTTGAAGGGGCTAACCGCTTCCTAAAACGTGTTTGGAAACTGGTTCATACTCACTCATCACAAGGTGCTGCAGAGACTGTTGATACTGCGGCTTTATCTGGCAACCAAAAAGCACTTCGCCGTGATGTTCACAAGACTATCGCCAAAGTTACCGATGATATTGGCCGTCGCCAAACCTTCAACACCGCCATCGCGGCTATCATGGAGTTAATGAACAAACTGGCTAAAGCCTCTCAAGAGTCAGCGCAAGATCGCGCTATCCTTGATGAAGCACTAAAAGCGGTTGTTCGTATGCTTTACCCTATGACGCCACATATCTCTCACGAAATGTGGGTAGCATTAGGTGAATCAAACATTGATTTTGCAACATGGCCAACGTTTGATGAAAAAGCACTAGTTGAAGACGAAAAAACAATCGTTGTACAAGTGAACGGTAAACTTCGTGCCAAACTCACCGTAGCGGCCGACGCTTCTAAAGAGCAAGTTGAAGAACTGGGTCTAAACGATGAGAACGTTGTTAAGTTCATCGAAGATAAAACTGTGCGTAAAGTGATCTACGTACCTGGTAAGCTACTGAATATTGTAGCAAACTAA